In a single window of the Lineus longissimus chromosome 4, tnLinLong1.2, whole genome shotgun sequence genome:
- the LOC135486116 gene encoding uncharacterized protein LOC135486116 — protein MVKPKGKSFKGDGVNRHQHSMNPDRVKGAGGQNMRDKATIKRLRMYKNFKAKRDASGKIVRPAPFQSRLDSGAVARVEPNRKWFGNTRVIRQSDLQTFQDEMGKVLKDPYKVVMRQTKLPITLLNEKAKHARVHILETETFENTFGPKSHRKKPNIVASDMEALLNQAQESTDKYVAEKDGDLEREYTGVKDAAKEMVFKAGQSKRIWNELYKVIDSADVVIQVLDARDPMGTRSKYIENYLRKEKPHKHLIFILNKCDLVPTWVTQKWVALLSAEYPTLAFHASISNPFGKGALIQLLRQFGKLHLDKKQISVGFIGYPNTGKSSIINTLRAKKVCNVAPIAGETKVWQYVTLMKRLFLIDCPGVVYPTGETETETILKGVVRVENVAQPDDYIQAILDRVKKPYLVKTYQIETWKDHEDFLEQFARKSGKLLRGGEADYKTSAKMILNDWQRGKIPYFVRPPGSEEEDKTTQMKSGESVETGTVQATTEQANVSIPRVKQDLSKLHVDPEFEGEDVKDLEPCEVSKADDILESDDEDEEADDSDGDDQDEDWEDVQQEEGNSAEIKPGPSKVASKKRDISKKVSKQTDSKLAGKKRKVSAKIDADAERVMKLKAKKTLSSVGSNSDTVVKTASLGSISKTKKYQVAKKSSASGTFSVIPEGADVVLKTGKRKAKGFVEYSVEENDNIACVEVTPDKAAKGKKRTQSEADVKPPKQNKSKKARKRLHEEEEEVQPKVTGKEKRKMHRESRDKLIGHHFYKYANVKNRNLGTKYQTSP, from the exons ATGGTGAAACCGAAAGGAAAATCGTTTAAAGGAGATGGTGTCAATCGACACCAACACAGCATGAACCCAG ATCGGGTCAAGGGTGCTGGAGGGCAGAACATGAGAGACAAAGCGACCATCAAGAGACTTCGCATGTACAAGAATTTCAAAGCAAAAAG AGATGCCAGTGGAAAGATTGTCCGACCAGCTCCGTTTCAGTCCCGTCTTGACTCTGGAGCTGTGGCACGTGTTGAACCCAATAGGAAGTGGTTTG GTAATACACGAGTTATCCGCCAGTCGGATCTGCAGACATTCCAGGACGAAATGGGCAAGGTTCTCAAGGATCCTTACAAGGTTGTCATGCGGCAGACAAAGCTACCCATCACACTTCTTAATGAAAAGGCCAAG CATGCCCGAGTTCACATCCTGGAAACTGAAACATTTGAGAACACATTTGGTCCTAAATCACATCGCAAGAAACCGAATATCGTGGCATCGGATATGGAG GCCCTTCTAAACCAGGCTCAGGAATCGACCGACAAGTATGTCGCAGAGAAAGATGGCGACTTGGAACGGGAATATACTGGTGTGAAAGATGCGGCAAAAGAGATGGTGTTCAAGGCTGGTCAGTCCAAGAGGATCTGGAACGAGTTGTACAAG GTGATTGACTCGGCAGATGTTGTTATACAAGTCCTGGATGCGCGAGATCCCATGGGTACAAGGAGTAAATATATAGAGAACTATCTGAGAAAGGAAAAGCCTCATAAACATCTCATCTTCATCTTGAACAAGTGTGATTTGGTTCCTACATGGGTCACA CAAAAGTGGGTAGCCCTGCTGTCTGCTGAATACCCAACGCTAGCCTTTCATGCTAGTATATCCAATCCCTTTGGTAAAGGAGCCCTGATTCAGTTACTGAGACAATTTGGAAAG CTGCACCTCGACAAGAAACAAATAAGCGTTGGTTTCATCGGGTATCCAAACACTGGCAAGAGTTCTATCATCAACACACTCCGGGCGAAGAAAGTGTGCAATGTGGCGCCCATTGCAGGAGAGACCAAGGTTTGGCAGTATGTGACGCTGATGAAACGTCTCTTTTTGATAGACTGTCCAGGTGTGGTCTACCCAAcgggagaaactgagaccgagACTATACTCAAGGGGGTG GTTCGAGTGGAAAATGTGGCCCAACCTGACGACTATATCCAAGCAATTCTAGATCGAGTCAAAAAGCCATACTTGGTAAAGACTTACCAGATAGAAACATGGAAGGACCATGAAGACTTCCTGGAGCAGTTTGCAAGAAAATCTGGAAAACTTCTCAGG GGAGGAGAAGCAGACTACAAGACGTCTGCCAAGATGATCCTCAATGACTGGCAGAGGGGAAAGATCCCATATTTTGTGCGACCTCCTGGATCTGAGGAGGAAGATAAGACAACACAAATGAAATCTGGTGAATCTGTAGAAACTGGCACAGTGCAGGCAACAACGGAACAGGCTAAT GTATCCATACCACGCGTCAAGCAAGATCTGAGCAAGCTGCATGTAGATCCTGAATTCGAAGGAGAAGATGTAAAAGATCTTGAACCTTGTGAGGTCAGCAAGGCAGACGACATTTTGGAAAGTGATGATGAGGACGAGGAAGCAGACGATAGTGATGGTGACGACCAAGATGAGGATTGGGAAGATGTTCAACAAGAAGAAGGAAATTCTGCAGAGATTAAACCTGGACCTTCGAAAGTTGCGAGCAAAAAACGTGACATTTCCAAGAAAGTATCTAAACAGACGGACTCAAAATTAGCAGGGAAAAAGCGAAAAGTCAGTGCCAAAATTGATGCAGATGCTGAAAGAGTGATGAAGTTGAAGGCAAAAAAGACACTTTCAAGTGTTGGTAGTAATAGTGACACAGTGGTCAAAACTGCAAGTCTGGGCTCGATATCTAAAACTAAGAAATATCAAGTTGCTAAGAAGTCGAGTGCCAGTGGAACATTCAGTGTGATACCTGAGGGGGCAGATGTTGTTTTGAAGACTGGGAAGAGGAAAGCTAAAG GTTTTGTTGAGTATTCCGTCGAAGAGAATGACAACATAGCCTGTGTTGAGGTGACGCCAGATAAGGCAGCCAAGGGGAAGAAACGTACACAATCAGAGGCAGACGTTAAACCGCcgaaacaaaacaaatcaaagaAAGCAAGGAAACGTCTGcatgaggaggaagaggaggtgCAGCCTAAAGTGACTGGAAAAGAG aaacgaAAAATGCATCGTGAAAGTCGTGATAAGCTGATTGGACATCATTTCTATAAATATGCGAACGTTAAGAATCGGAACTTGGGCACGAAATATCAAACGAGTCCTTAG
- the LOC135487114 gene encoding homeobox-containing protein 1-like encodes MKMNTSSMATNQPLFTVEQIDLLRRLRNSGMTKEQIIHGFDGLERLDREFGMTYNVPASLQSHMNGTDCNGSNHATNGLNSIDLTDEKISLSTSMASTLGLQRTHSTGMMSASNGLGSSHAGSFSQQAVFPTNMQTTPPRKRSFDLAFENGDGASNGSFCYDEDTEEFQVELQNLIKKGDAQIYEDVKEFVTQNSIKQHQVATFCGLSQSYVSRYLRGEYQDISDRSKRAIYRWFLIVKKNPSALAMTTNCLFANSKLKMLQTQNSCTAEQDYANSQRRERFVFRQAHLEVLEKHFKEDNYPSFEKRDEIARECNQVFVVPGKIMSEREKVNVHTVTNWFANKRKELKKIAREEGLDNIVSQMRGRGRPCLASTMQIKTEPKEPSSCREMVQTRQSKLAMEEEDVGTYDADDQLSLAVEVAAVNQAILALSGQQQPEARNLNIKEESDSS; translated from the exons ATGAAGATGAACACTTCTAGCATGGCCACAAACCAGCCCCTTTTCACAGTCGAACAGATTGATCTACTCCGTCGTCTCAGGAACAGCGGCATGACAAAAGAACAGATCATACACGGTTTTGATGGCCTTGAGCGGTTGGATAGAGAGTTTGGAATGACATACAATGTGCCAGCATCTTTGCAATCGCATATGAATGGGACGGACTGCAATGGTTCAAATCATGCGACGAATGGTTTGAATTCTATTGACCTGACAGATGAGAAGATTTCACTGTCAACCTCGATGGCTTCCACCCTAGGTCTTCAGCGGACTCACTCGACTGGGATGATGAGTGCTTCCAATGGCTTAGGATCCTCGCATGCAGGTTCGTTCAGTCAACAAGCTGTTTTTCCAACGAACATGCAGACGACACCCCCGAGGAAACGAAGCTTTGATCTGGCCTTTGAGAATGGTGACGGCGCCTCCAATGGTAGTTTTTGTTATGACGAGGACACAGAGGAGTTCCAGGTTGAACTACAGAATTTGATCAA AAAAGGAGATGCTCAAATCTATGAAGATGTCAAGGAATTCGTCACCCAGAATAGCATAAAACAACACCAAGTAGCCACATTCTGTG GTCTAAGCCAATCCTACGTCAGCCGATATTTACGAGGAGAATACCAAGATATCTCAGACAGAAGTAAACGTGCAATCTATCGCTGGTTCCTGATTGTGAAGAAGAATCCATCAGCACTAG CCATGACCACAAACTGCCTTTTTGCGAATTCCAAGCTCAAGATGTTACAGACTCAAAACTCCTGCACCGCAGAGCAGGACTATGCGAATTCCCAGCGCCGGGAAAGATTCGTTTTCCGACAAGCTCATCTTGAGGTCTTGGAGAAGCATTTCAAAGAGGACAATTATCCATCCTTTGAGAAGAGAGATGAGATCGCACGAGAATGTAACCAGGTGTTTGTTGTGCCAG GTAAAATCATGTCTGAGAGAGAAAAGGTGAATGTTCACACTGTAACAAACTGGTTTGCCAACAAGCGGAAAGAGTTGAAGAAAATTGCCAGGGAAG AAGGACTGGACAACATTGTATCTCAGATGCGAGGAAGAGGACGCCCTTGTCTGGCCTCGACGATGCAGATAAAGACAGAGCCAAAGGAACCGAGCTCCTGCCGCGAGATGGTGCAGACGCGCCAGAGCAAACTGGCAATGGAGGAGGAAGACGTCGGAACGTATGATGCTGACGATCAACTGTCATTGGCTGTCGAGGTTGCCGCCGTCAATCAAGCAATTCTGGCTCTGTCTGGACAGCAGCAGCCGGAGGCAAGGAATCTCAACATAAAGGAGGAGTCGGACAGTAGCTGA
- the LOC135486919 gene encoding uncharacterized protein LOC135486919, translating to MESEVVENGTKDTGKDAGLVMDTEEKENEKNRANVSEELGDGEPKPVTDLEQKIVQSENNKVDSGVSSAEAPNQKIEKDENNKNAKDQEGQKVENDTAKKEEKPKSKSKSKKAKKNIFISYSPDAGFVERKFVVETVKQVKENNLAEDLWFDKDEKNTDNPCWFSLRMEAVERCKAAVVVLSDSYFMCPVSVYEGRTLLERQKADPKSVKIFLVLFSPLEETEIPKQYFHLLDNMVDLTNVHAKKSIAEKTSVVVGAIMVELEKFATVLAPASPATPPYAEFTGEYKKKKICQWSASDLQEWLFTLGIKEFYRQNLAEKMVDGFLLMSLTDQDMVLQLGIDSRVVRKKMMQQILLTLDKEHKLADNWHLRARTQRPKYNAVYFVYDPADVKLAQTMKQDLTKKNIQVLHHQKLGQSKEEFLQINGPTIAAASHVLVLMTEKAASSPFVFHEILFSDWLGKKLVTGMFKDTWSSLRPSLKAILGECPAIDFETKLYTESVDVLEHHIKPLKTVPGVVLEQAYLNKMAEGLKPLSVLVNAPDGPIEWQVEEKELKIFISYQWDMQSKVEDVRHLLEASGFKCWADISPTMQRGYSSMSARSLGTNSVSSTVVMDTGNETLQSQIQRNMRAAAVVLCCITPKYMQSDNCVKDLTLAETLHKPIVPLMLRFSPWPPEGAPAQVRKILSRVSHIDLSNEKLYKQNLPLVLDKVKRLVNSK from the exons ATGGAATCTGAAGTTGTGGAAAACGGAACAAAGGATACGGGGAAGGATGCTGGACTGGTGATGGATACAGAGGAGAAAGAGAATGAGAAGAACAGAGCAAATGTTTCAGAGGAGCTTGGGGATGGAGAGCCAAAACCTGTGACGGATTTAGAACAGAAAATTGTGCAGTCTGAGAATAATAAAGTGGACTCTGGTGTTTCTTCGGCTGAGGCCCCAAATCAAAAGATAGAAAAGGATGAAAACAATAAAAACGCTAAAGATCAGGAAGGTCAAAAGGTTGAAAATGATACAGCAAAAAAAGAAGAGaaaccaaaatcaaaatcaaaaagtaAAAAGgctaagaaaaacatttttatttcatattcCCCGGATGCGGGATTTGTTGAGAGGAAATTTGTTGTTGAGACTGTGAAGCAGGTAAAGGAGAATAATTTAGCGGAGGATCTCTGGTTTGACAAGGATGAAAAAAATACGGACAATCCTTGTTGGTTCTCATTGCGGATGGAGGCGGTTGAGAGATGCAAGGCAGCGGTGGTTGTCCTGTCCGATAGTTACTTCATGTGTCCAGTGTCTGTGTATGAGGGAAGGACATTGTTAGAGAGACAAAAAGCTGACCCAAAGTCAGTGAAAATATTTCTGGTCCTCTTCAGCCCGTTGGAGGAAACGGAAATCCCGAAGCAGTATTTTCATTTACTTGATAACATGGTGGACTTGACAAATGTCCATGCCAAAAAAAGTATCGCAGAAAAAACATCAGTGGTAGTCGGAGCCATCATGGTCGAATTGGAGAAATTTGCAACAGTTTTGGCTCCTGCGTCCCCTGCCACTCCACCATATGCAGAATTCACCGGAGaatacaaaaagaaaaaaatatgtcagTGGTCTGCTAGTGATTTACAGGAATGGCTATTCACACTTGGAATCAAAGAATTTTACCGCCAGAATTTGGCGGAGAAGATGGTAGATGGCTTCTTGTTAATGTCGTTGACTGATCAAGACATGGTACTCCAGCTCGGAATTGACAGTCGAGTTGTCCGGAAAAAAATGATGCAGCAAATCTTACTAACTTTAGACAAGGAGCATAAGCTGGCAGATAATTGGCATCTGAGGGCTCGGACACAGCGACCAAAATATAATGCGGTGTATTTCGTCTACGACCCAGCAGACGTCAAACTTGCTCAGACCATGAAACAAGACCTTACCAAGAAAAACATTCAG GTACTCCATCACCAAAAGCTTGGACAATCAAAGGAAGAGTTTCTACAAATCAATGGTCCAACGATAGCCGCTGCGTCACACGTCCTTGTCCTAATGACGGAGAAAGCAGCAAGTTCTCCATTCGTCTTCCATGAAATCCTCTTCTCTGATTGGCTCGGCAAGAAACTGGTCACAGGGATGTTTAAGGATACGTGGAGCTCTCTGCGACCATCTCTGAAAGCCATTCTTG GCGAGTGTCCTGCAATAGATTTCGAGACCAAGCTCTATACTGAAAGTGTTGATGTGTTGGAACACCACATCAAGCCGTTGAAGACCGTCCCTGGGGTCGTACTGGAGCAGGCATAtttaaacaaaatggccgaaggTTTAAAGCCGCTCAGTGTTTTAGTGAACGCACCAG atGGTCCGATAGAATGGCAAGTCGAGGAGAAAGAACTAAAGATCTTCATCAGTTACCAGTGGGATATGCAATCAAAAGTCGAGGATGTGCGCCATCTTTTGGAGGCAAGTGGATTCAAATGTTGGGCTGATATCAGTCCGACGATGCAGCGGGGCTACAGCAGCATGAGTGCTCGAAGTCTTGGTACAAATAGCGTCAGCAGTACCGTTGTCATGGATACTGGGAACGAAACACTTCAGTCACAAATTCAGCGGAATATGCGTGCGGCAGCGGTTGTCCTTTGTTGCATAACACCAAAATACATGCAGAGTGATAACTGCGTGAAAGACCTGACCCTGGCTGAGACTCTTCATAAGCCCATTGTGCCTCTCATGTTACGATTCTCACCATGGCCACCAGAGGGAGCACCGGCACAAGTGCGTAAAATCTTGTCCCGGGTTTCTCACATTGATCTCAGTAATGAGAAATTGTATAAACAGAATCTCCCTCTTGTTCTTGATAAAGTGAAAAGGTTAGTCAACTCAAAGTGA